A region from the Candidatus Zixiibacteriota bacterium genome encodes:
- a CDS encoding protein-L-isoaspartate(D-aspartate) O-methyltransferase: MEKDTSQSKNEYSLERRHMVERQIASRGIKDSLVLEAMNTVPRHRFVPPHLVGQAYDDNPLPIGHGQTISQPYIVAQMTDLLRLSGHERVLEIGTGSGYQAAVLSRIVDSVYTIEIVCPLAERADSTFKELGYDNLKVICGDGYQGYEKGAPYDRIIVTAAPDHVPQPLLDQLAMGGFMVIPVGDKLQFLKIYEKTEDGIKETTDIAVRFVPMTGEAEDQ; this comes from the coding sequence ATGGAAAAAGACACGAGTCAGAGTAAAAACGAATACAGCCTTGAACGCCGTCATATGGTCGAGCGCCAGATCGCTTCTCGCGGGATCAAGGACAGCCTTGTACTCGAGGCGATGAATACGGTTCCACGGCATCGTTTCGTACCGCCCCATCTGGTCGGTCAGGCTTACGATGATAATCCTCTTCCGATCGGTCATGGACAGACGATTTCACAGCCCTATATAGTTGCGCAGATGACTGACTTATTGCGGCTTTCCGGCCATGAGCGCGTGCTGGAGATCGGCACCGGTTCCGGTTACCAGGCGGCGGTACTATCGCGAATTGTCGATTCGGTATATACCATAGAAATAGTCTGCCCTTTGGCAGAGCGTGCCGACAGCACATTCAAGGAACTTGGCTACGACAACCTCAAGGTAATCTGCGGCGATGGTTATCAGGGTTATGAGAAAGGCGCACCCTACGATCGGATCATCGTGACCGCGGCTCCGGATCATGTGCCCCAGCCCCTTCTGGATCAGCTCGCGATGGGTGGATTTATGGTCATCCCGGTCGGAGATAAATTGCAGTTTCTCAAGATCTACGAGAAAACCGAGGATGGAATCAAGGAGACCACTGATATCGCGGTTCGATTCGTTCCTATGACTGGTGAAGCTGAAGATCAATGA
- a CDS encoding PspC domain-containing protein: MKKLYRSRDNSMLGGVCGGFGEYFDIDPTIIRLVFLLLVLAAGSGILVYIIAWIVVPLRPESESPGEIATDESGQPLERGDVNKYLPGLILIILGFVFLLSQIWNWFSFAYIWPIIIIAIGVFLIYRAMNSSAEDDSERRQI, encoded by the coding sequence ATGAAAAAGCTTTACAGGTCTCGTGATAATTCGATGCTGGGCGGTGTCTGCGGGGGATTTGGGGAATATTTCGATATCGATCCGACCATCATCCGCCTGGTGTTTCTGCTACTGGTACTGGCCGCCGGTTCGGGTATCCTGGTTTACATTATCGCCTGGATAGTTGTACCGCTTCGTCCCGAATCTGAAAGCCCTGGAGAAATCGCTACCGATGAATCCGGTCAACCTCTTGAGCGGGGGGATGTCAACAAGTACCTGCCCGGGCTGATTTTGATCATTTTAGGGTTTGTATTCCTGCTCAGCCAGATCTGGAACTGGTTCTCATTCGCCTATATCTGGCCGATCATCATCATAGCTATCGGTGTTTTTCTGATCTATCGCGCCATGAATTCCAGCGCGGAGGATGATAGTGAACGCAGGCAGATTTAA